The genomic interval AGCTCTTCGGCACGGATTACCCGACACCCGACGGCACCTGCGTGCGCGACTACGTACACGTCACGGATCTGGCATCTGCCCATGTCGCCGCGATCGAAGGCCTGCTCGGTGGAGGCCCCGGAGGGGCATTCAACCTGGGCAGCGGTGCGGGCCTGAGCAATCGCCAGGTCATCGAAGGCGTCGGCCGGGTCGTGGGGCTGCCGGTTCCCTGCGAAGACGCGCCGCGCCGCGCCGGAGACCCCCCGGTCCTCGTCGCCGACGCCACTCGCTTCCGGCAAGCCTACGGCTGGCAGCCGCGCCACTCCAACCTGGAGACGATCGTCCGAACCGCCTGGGACTGGCTCCGCCTCTGGCGAGCGCTCTGAACGCAGCCGGGGGCGCTCAGTCCATCTCCAGGCGTTTCATCATCTTCTGAAGCGATTGCCTGGGGATCCCGAGCCGCTCGGCCGCGCGGGTCTTGCTGCCAGCTTCTTCGATGGCGTGGGCGATCATGCTCCGCTTGAGTGCATCGACGGCCCGGTTGAGATCGCGTTCCTCGAGGAGGGAGCGGCCACCGCCGGCGGGTTCCCGCGGAGATTCGGCGCGAAGATGCTCCGAGAGCATGGCTTCGGAGATCGTTTCCTCATCTCCCGCCAGGGCGATGGCTCGCTGGATTTCATTCTCGAGTTCGCGGACGTTGCCGCTCCAGGCATGACCGGTGAGACGGTCCATCGCCGCGTTCGTGAAGCCCGCCAGGCTTCGGCCCATGCGTTCGTTCGTGACATCCAGGAAATGGTGGGCAAGCGTCGGGATGTCCTCGGGCCGCTCGCGCAGCGGCGGGATCGCGACCTCGACCACACGCAGGCGGTAGTAGAGATCTTCCCGGAAGCGACCCTCCTTCACCTCGTTGCGGAGATCCCGATTGGTGGCGGCGATGATGCGCACGTCCACCTGGCGGGTCTCCGACGAGCCGAGGGGCCGGATCTCGCCGTCCTGGAGCACCCGTAGGAGGCGCACCTGCATCCCCGGCTCGGTCTCGCCGACTTCATCGAGGAAGATCGTGCCGCCATCGGCAACCTCGAAGAGCCCCTTCTTGTCCTGGTGGGCGCCAGTGAATGCACCGCGCTTGTGGCCGAAGAGCTCGCTCTCGAGAAGCGTATCCGGCAGCGCGCCACAGTTCTGGGCGACGAAGCGATGCTCCTTGCGCTCACCTGCGTAGTGGATTGCACGGGCGACGAGATCCTTGCCGGTGCCGGTCTCGCCGGAGAGCAGCACCGTCGCATCGGTCTGGGCCACCTTCTCCATCACGTCGAAGACGCGTTGCATGGCCGGGCTCGCCCCGATGATCTGGTCGAACGCGTATTGACGCTCCACCTCGCGGCGCAGGTAGATGTTCTCGGCCCGCAGCTGCTCGTTGGCCTGGGCCAGCGCCGCGGCCAGCTGGGTGTTCTCGGCGTTGAGCCGGTACGCCTCCAGAGCCCGCTTCACATCCAGGCGCAGCTCGTCCGGCTCCCAGGGCTTCTGGATGTAGCGGTAGATGCGGCCCTCATTGATCGCCCGAACGACCATGTTGATGTCCGCATAGCCTGTCAGCATCATCCGCACGCAGGATGGGCGGATCTCGATCACCTTCTCCAGGAACTCGACACCGGTCATCTCCGGCATCACCTGGTCGGCGATCACCAGGTCGATCTCCTCGTTCTCGAGGATCTCGAGCCCGTCTCGGCCGTTGTCGACGGCAAAGACCGTGTAGTCCTCGGCGAGCGTCAGCTCGAGGGATTCGAGGATCGCGACCTCATCGTCGACCAGCAGCACCTTGAAGGGCCGCTCATCCTTGCCGACGCCCTGGCGAGCGCCCTCGATGCTGGTCGGGGGTTCCGGGACCACTTGAGAGCACCCTAGCGATCAGCGAGGGGTGCAGCAAAACGCGGCACCTTCGGCTGGCGGGGCCCCAACGCAAGAAGGCGGCCGACCCTCGGGCCGACCGCCTTCTCAGACTCCGAGGCGATGCGCTAGCGCCTCCGGGCCGTCTTGCGGCGGGTGGTCTTCCGCGCGGTCTTGCGAGCCGGCCGCTTGGCAGCCTTCTTCCGCGTGGTCTTCTTGCGCGCCGTCTTTCGCTTCGTGGTGGCCTTCTTGCGGGTCGACGCCTTCTTGCGAGTGGTCGCCTTCTTCCGCGTCGTGGCCTTCTTGCGGGTCGTCGCCTTCTTGCGGGTGGTCTTCCGCACGGCTTTCTTCCGCGTCGTCTTGCGCGCAGTCTTGCGCCGGACCGTCTTGCGCCGGGCAGGGCGGCCTCGTCGCGCCATCTTGGTGCGAGCGACATCACCCTGTTTGTCGATGAAGTACAGGAAGCCGTCTTCCCGCTCGACACCGGCCTTCTGGACCATCTGGGGCTTGACCCGAGAGGGCTTGCCGCCGCCCCGCGCCATCTTGGCCCGGCTCACATGCCCCTTTTTATCGAGGTAATAGAGCCAGCCCTTCTCTCGTGTGATTCCAGTCCTTGCGACCTTGGTGGCCATGGACCCCTCCTTTTCTGGTGTGGTTCGGTTTGCCCGCCCGGGGAGGCGGGGCTCTGGAGGAACCGCACCGCGGTGGGGGAGGACCGGCGGTACACCACAGAGGATCGGGAGCGCCCCCGACGGTGTCAATAGGAAAAACAGGGGTTTATCGACGGAGTTGCGAGTCCGGAAAAACCGCCCACCGAGGGTGGGGCCGGGGCGGCCCTAGGCCAGCCTGCTCTCGACCGCCTCGATCACGTCCACCTCGTAGCGCACACCGTCGAAAGCGTTCATTTCCTGGATCCCGGTGGGGCTGGTGACGTTGATCTCGGTCAGCTTTCCGCCGATCACGTCGAGCCCGACGAAGAACAGGCCATCCCGGCGGATCCATGGGGCGACCCGCTCGATGATGGTGCGGTCGGTGTCGTCGAGAATCCCCTCGGCGGCCCTGCCACCGACGTGGAGGTTGGCTCGCACTTCACCCTCGGCGGGGACCCTCAGCAGGGCGCCCAGGGGTTCACCGTCGAGCAGCAGGATCCGCTTGTCGCCGATGCGCACGTCGGGCAGGTAGCGCTGGGCCATCACCCGACGCTCGCCGAAGCGAGTGCTCTGCTCGAGGATCGAGTTGAGATTCCGGTCGTCCCGGGTGACGAGGAAGATCCCCTCTCCGCCGCGGCCATCGAGGGGCTTCACGATCATCTCGCCACCGAGGGAATCAAGGAACTCGAGCAGCCAGGGGATCTCGCGTGTGACGAGGGTTTCGGGCATCAAATCGGCAAAGTTGAGGGCGTAGAGCTTCTCGTTGGCGGCCAGGATGCCCGCCGGCCGGTTCAACACCAGGGCCTTGCTGCAGAGCCCCAGGATCTGGGTGGCGACGATGAACTCCTCGTCGACCGGCGGATCCTTGCGTTGCCAGACCACGTCGAACGCCTCGTCGAGGGCCACGTGGCTCGGTTCGCCGACGCTCGCGTGGTTGCCCTTCTCGCGCCGCAAGGTGACCGGGCGCACCGTGGCGACAGCCCCGCGTGCGTCCACGCCGAGGTCGGCAGGATCCACGAACCAGAGCCCGTGGCCGCGCTCCTGGGCGGCCAGCATCAGCACGAAGCTGGTATCCGCATCGATATCGATCGAGTCCAGCGGGTCCATCACGAAGGCCATGCGCAGGGGTCGGACTGACACGTTCAGGAAATCCTCAGCTCCCCAGGCGGGGAACCCGTAAGCGGAATGAGGGGTCTGGTTAGCGCAGTGCCCGCGCCGTCGGCTACGGTGCGGCCGAGATCGGGGGATCCTGGCCAATGAGCCGCTTCCACATCCGAGTGGAGCCTGGGCTTTGAGCCGGTTCCGCATTCTGCTTGCGGCGGTCGTGGTGCTGGGTCTGGCCCTGGGGGCTGCCAGCAGCGCGTTCTACGTGGAGTTCGTGCGCGATCTGCCGAGCTTCGAGACGTTGGCCGATTACCGGCCGGCGCTCACCAGCAACGTCTTCGATCGTCAAGGCCGTCCGATCGGTGAGTTCTACGAGCATCGCCGCCAGCTGACGCCCCTGGAAGAGGTTCCGCAGCTCGTCATCCACGCCTTCCTGGCCGCCGAGGATGACACCTTCTACGAGCACGCCGGCGTGGACTACCTGTCCATCCTGCGGGCCGCCTGGGCGAACCTGCGAGCCGGCGGAGAAACGGTCCAGGGCGCCAGCACGATCACCCAACAGACGGTGAAGCAGCTGCTGCTCAGTTCCGAGCAGACCTACACGCGCAAGATCCGCGAGTTGATCCTGGCTCGGCGCATCGAGCAGCGCTTCAGCAAGGATGAGATCCTCTACCTCTACCTGAACCAGATCTACTTCGGCGCAGGTGCATACGGTATCGGCGAAGCGGCGCACACCTACTTCGGCAAGGCGATCGGCGAGATCGACGCCTCCGAAGCGGCGCTGCTCGCCGGGCTTCCGAAAGCGCCCGGTCGGAACTCGCCGTACTTGAATCCGGAACGCGCAGAGGAGCGGCGGGTGTACGTGCTCAACCGGATGCGCGAGGAGGGATTCCTCGATGTGGCGACCCATGCAGCAGCCGTGGAAGCGCCGCCGCTTCTCCGAGACCCGGAGGCAGACACCAACACCGCGGCTTCCTATGTCACCGAAGAGGTCCGGCGCTCGTTGGTCGCGATTCTCGGAAACGACGCCGTCCTGCACGGCGGTCTGCGCATCGAAACCAGCATCGACCTGGATCTTCAAACTGCAGCAGTCGCCGCCGTGCGCGGCGGTCTCGAGGCGCTCGACCGGCGTCGCGGCTTCCGCGGGCCGCTTCGCCGCATCGAAAACCTGGAGAGCGACGACCCGACCCAGGCCCTCGAGGAGATCGCTCGTCTGAATGCTCTCGACGAGCAACCGGAGCTGCGTGGCCAGCCTCTGGTGGCATTGGTGCTCGAGGTCGAGAAGGAACGTGCGCGAATCGCACTGGCGCCGGGCATGGACGCGGAACTCCGGCTGGAAGATCTGGGCTGGGCACGGCGCGAAGAAGAGCCGCGCCGCGAGGTCAAGGATCTCACGAAGGTCTTCTCCGCAGGCGACATCGTGCCGGTCACGCTCGGTACCACCGAGACCACAGACGCCGCCCTGCCGCGCGCCAGCCTGGCACAACACCCGGAAGCGCAAGGTGCCCTGTTGTCGTTCGAAGTCGAGACCGGAGACATCCTCGCGATGGTCGGCGGCTATGACTTCGAAGACAGCGAGTTCAATCGCACGACCCAGGCAACCCGCCAACCCGGTTCCGCCTTCAAACCGATCGTCTACGCATCGGCTCTGGGGCGAGGCTACACCCCCGCGTCGATCCTCTACGACCGGCCAGTCGTCATCGAAAGCGAGGGCTTCACGTGGCGCCCCGAGAACTACGGACGCAAGTTCCTCGGGCCCATTTTGTTAGGCGAGGCATTGGCGCGTTCGGTGAACAACGCCACGATCCACTTGCTGCAAGATGTCGGCATCGACCACGTCATGGAGTTCAGTCGGGAAATCGGCATCGAGGGGCCGCTCGAGCGCAATCTCGGCCTGGCCCTCGGCTCGAACCCGGTCACGCTGCTCGAGATCACCCGGGCCTATGGGATCTTCGCCGCAGGCGGACGACGGGTCGAGCCGCGTTTGATCCTCCGGGTGCTCGACCGCAATGGCGAGGTGCTCCTGGAAGCACTGCCCCTCACGGCGCCGACGGATGAGCCGGCTGAAGCCGAAATTGCGGAGCTTCCCGAGCCCCCGGAAGAAAACGAACTCCCCGAGGGCTACGCGATGCCACCGCAGCAAGCCTACCTGGCCAGCTCCGTGCTGAGGCTGGTCGTCGAACACCCGCGCGGAACCGGCCGCCGTGCCCGAAGCCTGGGACGTCCTGTCGCTGGCAAGACCGGCACCACCAACGACCAGGGAGACGCCTGGTTCGTGGGCTTCTCCCCGGATGTCGCCACCGGTGTCTGGGTCGGCTTCGACGAGAAGCGCGTGCTAGGCCGAGGCGAGACCGGCGGTCGTGCTGCCCTGCCGATCTGGATCGACTTCATGGGCGCCGCCCTGGCCGACCGGCCGGTGCGCGACTTCGCCGTTCCCGAAGGCATCGTGTTCGCCCGCATCGATGGCAAGAGCGGCCTTCTGGCCGCCTCGGGCAGCGACCAGACCCTCTTCCAGGCCTTCGCCGAAGGCACGGAACCCACCGAACAAGCCGACCGCGCCGTGACCGTCTCCAAGGAACGACGGCGCCTCCAACAAGACCTCTAACCCAACAAGTCAACCAGCGGGGACGGGGTTTACAATTGACTTCTTGCAAAGCAAGAAGTCAATTGTAAACCCCGTCCCCGCTGGTTGACTTTTCCCGCTGGTTGACTTGTTGGGGGAGGTCGGCGGGGGTGGCGGCCAGGTGGTCTGCGCCGGCTTGCTCGAGTTCGTCTTTGCCGCCGATTCCCCAGACGGCGCCGATCGTGGTCAGGCCGTGGGTTCGGCCGGCGATCACGTCGAAATGACGATCGCCGACCATTGCGGCGCAGCAATCCGGTGGCTCCAAGCCCAGGATCCGGAGTGCCCGGCCGACCGTCGCGGTCTTGTCCTCGTGATGCGTCTTGTCGAGGGGCGCGCCTACGATGGCCTCGAAATGGACGGCCAGACCGAGGCTCTCGAGGATCGGCCTGGCGAATTCCACGGGTTTCGAGGTCGCGACGGCCAACCTGTGATCGGCGGCGAGCGTTTCGAGCACCTCGGGGATCCCTTCGAATGCGGGCGTCGCCTTGGGTGCCACGATCGTGTAGCGCTCCCGGTAGTGTTCGATGGCGGCCGGTGCCAGTGCGGGATCGGCACCCCGGGCGGAGAGCAGCGCGCGAAACACATCGTGGAGCGAAGCGCCGATCCAGCCGTGGAGCGCTTCGACCGGCTCTGGAGCCAACCCCAGTTCGATCAAACCATGGTTCAGGCATTGGCTGATCGCATGACGTGAATCGACCAGGACACCATCGAGATCGAACAAGATGGCGTCGTGCAGAGTGCGATCGTGGATTGACATACCTACGGTCGGCACGTTAGCAACAGGGGTGGGGGAACGTCCGATCGAGAACTCGGCCCAGCCGCGGCGACAGGTGACGAACGGCGCGAGAGAGATTGCGTTGGAGGGGGACCTTCACACGCTGCTCGGGCGTGCGCTCGATCAGCTTGCCGCCACCACCCGTTGTACTCGGGTCGCCATCTGGAGCGCGGGGCCAGCAGGCGAACCACAGGTGCTTGCGGCTCGGATCGACGGCGCATCGCTGGTGCTGCCCGAGCAGGCTCCGTTCGCGGCAGCCCTGGCGCTTGGTCGCGCCTTCGATCTGGGCGAAACGAACGCCTCGCCGCAACTGGCGCCGCTGCTCGATCAGGGCTTCAGCGCGGTCGCACCAATCCTCGGTATCGAAACCCACGGTCCTGCGGCCGGTCTCGTGTTGCTGGGCGGGCCGGGCGAGCCGCCGAATCGGGTGCGCCCCCGCACCCTGGCTGCCCTGAGTGCGACCGCCGAACGCCTGCGCGCGCCGCTACAAACGGCCGC from bacterium carries:
- the gshB gene encoding glutathione synthase yields the protein MRMAFVMDPLDSIDIDADTSFVLMLAAQERGHGLWFVDPADLGVDARGAVATVRPVTLRREKGNHASVGEPSHVALDEAFDVVWQRKDPPVDEEFIVATQILGLCSKALVLNRPAGILAANEKLYALNFADLMPETLVTREIPWLLEFLDSLGGEMIVKPLDGRGGEGIFLVTRDDRNLNSILEQSTRFGERRVMAQRYLPDVRIGDKRILLLDGEPLGALLRVPAEGEVRANLHVGGRAAEGILDDTDRTIIERVAPWIRRDGLFFVGLDVIGGKLTEINVTSPTGIQEMNAFDGVRYEVDVIEAVESRLA
- a CDS encoding PBP1A family penicillin-binding protein — its product is MSRFRILLAAVVVLGLALGAASSAFYVEFVRDLPSFETLADYRPALTSNVFDRQGRPIGEFYEHRRQLTPLEEVPQLVIHAFLAAEDDTFYEHAGVDYLSILRAAWANLRAGGETVQGASTITQQTVKQLLLSSEQTYTRKIRELILARRIEQRFSKDEILYLYLNQIYFGAGAYGIGEAAHTYFGKAIGEIDASEAALLAGLPKAPGRNSPYLNPERAEERRVYVLNRMREEGFLDVATHAAAVEAPPLLRDPEADTNTAASYVTEEVRRSLVAILGNDAVLHGGLRIETSIDLDLQTAAVAAVRGGLEALDRRRGFRGPLRRIENLESDDPTQALEEIARLNALDEQPELRGQPLVALVLEVEKERARIALAPGMDAELRLEDLGWARREEEPRREVKDLTKVFSAGDIVPVTLGTTETTDAALPRASLAQHPEAQGALLSFEVETGDILAMVGGYDFEDSEFNRTTQATRQPGSAFKPIVYASALGRGYTPASILYDRPVVIESEGFTWRPENYGRKFLGPILLGEALARSVNNATIHLLQDVGIDHVMEFSREIGIEGPLERNLGLALGSNPVTLLEITRAYGIFAAGGRRVEPRLILRVLDRNGEVLLEALPLTAPTDEPAEAEIAELPEPPEENELPEGYAMPPQQAYLASSVLRLVVEHPRGTGRRARSLGRPVAGKTGTTNDQGDAWFVGFSPDVATGVWVGFDEKRVLGRGETGGRAALPIWIDFMGAALADRPVRDFAVPEGIVFARIDGKSGLLAASGSDQTLFQAFAEGTEPTEQADRAVTVSKERRRLQQDL
- a CDS encoding sigma-54-dependent Fis family transcriptional regulator, whose amino-acid sequence is MVPEPPTSIEGARQGVGKDERPFKVLLVDDEVAILESLELTLAEDYTVFAVDNGRDGLEILENEEIDLVIADQVMPEMTGVEFLEKVIEIRPSCVRMMLTGYADINMVVRAINEGRIYRYIQKPWEPDELRLDVKRALEAYRLNAENTQLAAALAQANEQLRAENIYLRREVERQYAFDQIIGASPAMQRVFDVMEKVAQTDATVLLSGETGTGKDLVARAIHYAGERKEHRFVAQNCGALPDTLLESELFGHKRGAFTGAHQDKKGLFEVADGGTIFLDEVGETEPGMQVRLLRVLQDGEIRPLGSSETRQVDVRIIAATNRDLRNEVKEGRFREDLYYRLRVVEVAIPPLRERPEDIPTLAHHFLDVTNERMGRSLAGFTNAAMDRLTGHAWSGNVRELENEIQRAIALAGDEETISEAMLSEHLRAESPREPAGGGRSLLEERDLNRAVDALKRSMIAHAIEEAGSKTRAAERLGIPRQSLQKMMKRLEMD
- a CDS encoding HAD hydrolase-like protein encodes the protein MSIHDRTLHDAILFDLDGVLVDSRHAISQCLNHGLIELGLAPEPVEALHGWIGASLHDVFRALLSARGADPALAPAAIEHYRERYTIVAPKATPAFEGIPEVLETLAADHRLAVATSKPVEFARPILESLGLAVHFEAIVGAPLDKTHHEDKTATVGRALRILGLEPPDCCAAMVGDRHFDVIAGRTHGLTTIGAVWGIGGKDELEQAGADHLAATPADLPQQVNQREKSTSGDGVYN